From the genome of Halomonas sp. LR3S48:
TGAGCAGAGGATAGAACTGTGCGGTGCGCCCGGGGCTCGCAAACAGCCGATACATCAAGCGGTTGAACACGCCGCTGCGGGTGCCCAGCAGGGTGAGGCGATGCAGGGCTTCGCTGCCGTGGTACCAGCGTTCGCCAACCTGCAGGGCGAAGCCCTCATCCAGATCGATGCCCAAGTCCGTGAGCTCCCTGCGCGCTTCGCTGCCGCGCCTGGCGTCGATCAGTTCGAGCTTGCCGACCTCCGTGCGGATTCGCTGCCAGCGAACGTAGCGACGGCACATCGGGCACTCGCCGTCGTAAACCAGGCGAAGCCGACGGCTTGATGGTTCGTGCTGGCGGGAATGGCTCGCTGGCGGCATTTGCTATCCTGAGTCTGGAGTTGGTGTCGTGGCCACGCCTCGGTATGGGGTAGCTGGAGCAGTCGGTCCTTGCCGTCGGGTTCTACTTCGCCTTCGCTAGCCTGGTCGCGGGGGCATGGCTCTCGCTCATTCCCGTCAGCGTGGCGTTCTTCGTGATCGGTCGCGTGCTGTTTCTACGCGGCTACCGACAAGGCGCCGAGGGTCGCGCACTTGGCATGGTGCTGACCATGATGCCTGCCATTATGGGTTATCCAGCTGTCTTCGTTCTAAGGGTATTGGAATGGTTCTAGGGTGAGCTTCACAGCAAAGCGAAGCCTTGAGCCAAAGGGGCCTTTGGCCTATGCCTGAAGGAGGCGCTACTGGTCGCTCCTTGAGGGTATTGGACGCGTGGCCGGCTATACGGCTCAATAGACGTATAAACACAACGGGAGCTCAATGGAATGAAATTCGGCAAGACGACTCCGATCCTGCGCGTCTTTGATGAAGCCAAAACCAGGGAGTTCTATATCGACTTCCTGGGTTTTCAGGTGGATTGGGAACATCGCTTCGCGAAAGGCATGCCGCTGTACATGCAGGTCTCCAAGGATGGTTGCGTACTGCATCTCTCCGAGCACCATGGCGACTGCAGTCCGGGGGCGGCGCTGCGCATCGAGGCCGACGAGCTCGAAGCGTTTCACCAGCAGTTGCATGCTGCCGATTACAAGTACGCCAAGCCGGGTCTGGAAGTGATGCCCTGGGGAAGCCAGGACATGACGATAGCCGACCCATTCGGTAACCGGCTGACCTTCACCAATGCGATCAGCACTTGAACGACGGGTATCACCACCTGTCCCGAA
Proteins encoded in this window:
- a CDS encoding DUF393 domain-containing protein, producing the protein MPPASHSRQHEPSSRRLRLVYDGECPMCRRYVRWQRIRTEVGKLELIDARRGSEARRELTDLGIDLDEGFALQVGERWYHGSEALHRLTLLGTRSGVFNRLMYRLFASPGRTAQFYPLLKRCRSGLLKMLGKGPIDNLDRK
- a CDS encoding VOC family protein: MKFGKTTPILRVFDEAKTREFYIDFLGFQVDWEHRFAKGMPLYMQVSKDGCVLHLSEHHGDCSPGAALRIEADELEAFHQQLHAADYKYAKPGLEVMPWGSQDMTIADPFGNRLTFTNAIST